The Parambassis ranga chromosome 1, fParRan2.1, whole genome shotgun sequence genome includes a region encoding these proteins:
- the adra2c gene encoding alpha-2C adrenergic receptor → MDFLNISILERGTEGENTSSNFTSDSQYTQLAIWGLAGLVSFLILFTIVGNVLVVIAVLTSRALKPPQNLFLVSLASADILVATLVMPFSLANELMGYWFFGQIWCDIYLALDVLFCTSSIVHLCAISLDRYWSVTQAVEYNLKRTPKRVKGMIVVVWLISAVISFPPLISMDRSSSEASPQCILNDETWYILYSSIGSFFAPCVIMILVYIRIYQVAKTRTRTMSEKKRDVDSPLENGMDKADPGMGSSLKSNRDGSVKEQDHENGHCQDQAVRSPLPNEPKHPQTDHDDDFEDSSSSDEKPKKNSNFSKHHHEDRKDRKSSRKSSSASKYSSRKSRASSKSMELFSSRRKRRSTINRKKVSAAREKRFTFVLAVVMGVFVVCWFPFFFSYSLYGICRDPCKIPETLFKFFFWIGYCNSSLNPVIYTIFNQDFRRAFQKILCKSWKRSF, encoded by the coding sequence ATGGATTTCTTAAATATCTCCATCCTGGAACGggggacagagggagaaaacacCTCCTCTAATTTCACCTCTGACAGTCAGTACACCCAGCTCGCAATCTGGGGTCTCGCTGGACTTGTCAGCTTTCTGATTTTGTTTACAATAGTCGGGAACGTCCTGGTTGTCATCGCCGTTTTAACGAGCAGAGCTCTGAAGCCACCACAGAACCTTTTTCTTGTCTCCCTGGCCAGTGCGGACATTCTGGTGGCCACTCTGGTCATGCCCTTCTCTCTGGCAAATGAACTTATGGGCTACTGGTTCTTTGGCCAGATCTGGTGTGACATCTATCTGGCTCTGGATGTTTTATTCTGCACTTCTTCTATTGTTCATCTGTGCGCTATTAGTTTGGACAGGTACTGGTCAGTGACACAGGCTGTAGAGTACAACTTGAAGAGGACACCGAAACGAGTTAAAGGTATGATTGTGGTGGTCTGGTTGATCTCAGCTGTCATCTCCTTCCCCCCATTGATTTCTATGGACAGGAGCAGCAGTGAGGCCAGTCCCCAGTGTATCCTAAATGATGAAACTTGGTACATCCTTTACTCCAGCATTGGATCATTCTTTGCCCCCTGTGTCATTATGATCTTAGTCTATATTCGCATCTACCAAGTGGCAAAAACCAGGACCAGAACAatgtcagagaagaagagggatgtGGATTCCCCACTGGAGAATGGGATGGACAAAGCAGACCCAGGCATGGGCAGCTCTTTAAAGTCCAACAGAGATGGGAGTGTCAAGGAGCAGGATCACGAGAACGGGCACTGCCAAGATCAGGCGGTTCGGTCCCCTCTACCGAACGAGCCGAaacatccacagacagaccacGATGACGACTTTGAGGACAGCAGCTCGTCAGACGAGAAACCTAAAAAGAATTCCAACTTCTCAAAACATCACCACGAAGACCGGAAAGACCGGAAGTCCAGTCGGAAAAGCAGCTCCGCCTCCAAATACTCAAGCAGGAAGTCACGTGCCAGTTCTAAATCCATGGAGTTGTTCTCATCCCGACGCAAACGCCGCAGCACCATTAACAGGAAGAAGGTGTCCGCCGCCAGGGAGAAACGCTTCACCTTTGTCCTCGCTGTGGTCATGGGCGTGTTCGTCGTGTGCTGGTTTCCGTTCTTCTTCTCTTACAGCCTTTACGGAATCTGCCGTGATCCCTGCAAGATCCCTGAGACTCTCTTcaagttcttcttctggattgGCTACTGCAACAGCTCCCTGAACCCGGTCATCTACACCATCTTCAACCAGGACTTCCGCAGAGCCTTCCAGAAGATCCTCTGTAAGTCATGGAAACGCTCTTTCTGA